A segment of the Acidobacteriota bacterium genome:
CAGACGTTCGATCTGGCGGACGGCGGTGAAGTCGAGCCCGTCGATGGCGCGTACGTGAGCGGGCGCACGTTCGCGGTCCTGGGCATCCACGCGGTCCGCGGGCGGTCGCTCGGCGAGGGCGACGACCAGCGGCGCGGCGCGCACAGCACCGTCGCGGTCATCAGCCACCGGCTGTGGCAGCAGCGCTACGGCGGCGCCGGCGACGTCATCGGCCGGACGATCACGCTGCAGCGGGTCCCGTTCACGATCGTCGGCGTGATGCCGGCAGGCTTCTTCGGACCCGAGGTGGGACGAGCGTGGAACATCGTGATTCCGTTCGGCGCCGAACCATTGATCACGGGCAATGAGTCCTCGCTCGACCGCCGTTCGACGTGGTGGCTCGACATCATGGTGCGCACCAAGCCAGGGCAGACGGTCGACACGGCCAACGCGCTCCTGCGAGGTGTCCAGCCCCAGATCCGTGAGTCGACGGCTCCTCCCCGGCAAGACGACTTCAGGGAGCTGTTCCTGCGTGAGCCCTTCACGCTTCTCCCCGCGGCCACCGGCCTATCGCCGCTGCGCGACCGCTTTCGCGTGCCGCTCATCGCGTTGGTCGGCGCCGTGGGGCTCGTCCTGCTCATCGGGTGCGCGAACCTTGCGCACCTGACGCTCGCGCGCGGCCTGTCGCGGCAGCGCGAGCTGAGCATTCGCTTGGCGCTCGGCGCCACCCGCGGGCGCCTCGTGCGCCTGCTCCTCGTGGAAAGCGCGCTGCTCGCGGCGGCCGGCACCGCGCTCGGCCTCGTGTTCGCTCAGTGGGCCGGCGGCCTGCTGATCGGGCAGTTCTCGACGTGGCGCGAGACCGTGTCGCTCGACTTGGCGGCGGACTGGCGTGTCCTGGTCTTCGCGACGGGACTGACGGTCTTGACCACCGTGCTCGCCGGTCTGGCGCCGGCGCTCGCCTCGACCCGCATCGGGATCAGCGACGTGTTGAAGGATGCCGCGCGGTCGGTGGCGGGCGATCCGCGGCACCGGCTGCGCAACTGGCTCGTCGTGCTCCAGATTGCCTTGTCGCTCGTCGTCATCGTCGGCGCGGGGCTCTTTCTGCGCACGTTCGTTGCGCTGGCCCGCGTGCCGCTCGGTTTCAGTCCGGACCCGCTGACGGTCATCGAGCTGAATCTGCAGCCCAGCCGCATCCCCGCCGATCAACGCGTATCGCTCATGGAGCGTTTTCGTGAGGCGGCCGTGCGTGTGCCGGGCGTGACGGTGGCGGCCGTCTCCTTGATGACGCCGCTCAGCGGCTCGGTCTGGACCAGCGGCGTCGGCGAGATGCAGGTTCCCGATCGCAGCAAGATGACCTGGAGGAACGGGATCTCGCCCGGATGGTTCGACGCTTACGGCATCCGTCTGCTTGCGGGCCGCGACTTCACCGGGTTCGATCGCCTCGGTCAGGAGCCGGTCGCCATCGTGAACCAGGCATTCGTGACCCGGTTCCTATCGGGCCAGCCCGCTGTCGGCCAGGTCGTCCGGTTGGGCGGACCTGGCGGCCGTACGTCGGCCTATACGGTCGTCGGGCTCGTGAGCGACGCGGTGTACCGCAATCCCCGGGATGGATTCGCGCCCACGATGTACGTGCCGGTCTCGCAGCAGGCGCGGATCGGGCCGACCGTGGCGCTGACGATTGCGGTCGCGTCGGGCGATCGTGCCGCCGTCGAGCGCGCCGTGAGCTCGGCGTTGCACGCCGTGGACCCGACGACGGCCTTCGCCGTGCGGCGATTCGATCAGCTTCGCCGGGCCACGGTCGTGCAGGAGCGGCTCGTCGCGCTGCTCTCCACCTTCTTCGGCGCGCTCGCGCTGCTCCTGGCCGGCATCGGCCTCTACGGCGTCGTGTCGCACGCGGTGGGCTCGCAGCGCACCGAGATCGGCGTGCGGATCGCGCTCGGAGCGAATCGTGCCGACATCGTCGTGATGGTGCTGAAGCGCGTGGCCAGCATCCTGACGGTGGGCGTCGTTGCCGGCGCCGCCATCAGCGTCTGGCTGTCGCGGTTCGTCGCCACCATGCTGTTCGAGATCCAGGCCCGCGATCTCTCGACGTTCGTGGGCGGCGCCGGCGTGCTCGTGGCGACCGCGCTCTTGGCCGCCTGGCTGCCCGCGCGCCGCGCGTCGCTCACCGACCCGGCGGTCGCGCTGCGCGAGGGCTGAGATCAGTCCGCCTTCTCTGGTTTGGCGGCGGCTGGAAGCAGCGGGATCGCCGACTCGCCCGGCTGGGCGAGCAGGCCGGCCTTCGTGTAGACCAGCAGCTTGTCCCTCGTGTCGGTGATGTCGAGGTTGCGCATCGTGAGCTGGCCGATGCGGTCCTGCGGCGAGAAGACCGACTCGCCCTTCTCCATCGTCAGCCGCTCCGGCTTGTACGTCAGGTTCGGGCTGGTCGTATCGAGAATCGAGTAGTCGTTGCCGCGCCGCAGCTCGAGCGTCACGTCGCCCGTGACGGCGCGCGCGACCCAGCGCTGCGCGGTCTCGCGCAGCATCATCGACTGCGGGTCGAACCAGCGGCCCTGGTAGAGCAGGCGGCCGAGGCGGCGGCCGTTCTCGCGGTACTGCTCGATCGTGTCCTCGTTGTGGATGCCGGTGACGAGGCGCTCGTACGCGATGAACAGCAGCGCCATGCCGGGCGCCTCGTAGATGCCGCGGCTCTTGGCCTCGATGATCCGGTTCTCGATCTGATCGCTCATGCCGAGGCCGTGGCGGCCGCCGATCGCGTTCGCGTCCAGCATCAGCGCGACGAGATCCGGATACGTCATGCCGTTCAGCGCGACGGGCCGGCCCTCCTCGAACGTGACCGTGACCGTCTCGGGC
Coding sequences within it:
- a CDS encoding ABC transporter permease; its protein translation is MTTLVRRWLDGLGRLFRPRRVDDDLDRELSAYLDAAIEQNVASGMTASDAVRTARIEMGSLAAVKDHVRDVSWDASLRALGRDIRTAGRSLRRTPGLTVVAVLTLMLGIGANTALFSIFNSLLMKPLPVKDPERLVYLSEGSWTYPIWEQIRLRAPELFEDAFAWSNQTFDLADGGEVEPVDGAYVSGRTFAVLGIHAVRGRSLGEGDDQRRGAHSTVAVISHRLWQQRYGGAGDVIGRTITLQRVPFTIVGVMPAGFFGPEVGRAWNIVIPFGAEPLITGNESSLDRRSTWWLDIMVRTKPGQTVDTANALLRGVQPQIRESTAPPRQDDFRELFLREPFTLLPAATGLSPLRDRFRVPLIALVGAVGLVLLIGCANLAHLTLARGLSRQRELSIRLALGATRGRLVRLLLVESALLAAAGTALGLVFAQWAGGLLIGQFSTWRETVSLDLAADWRVLVFATGLTVLTTVLAGLAPALASTRIGISDVLKDAARSVAGDPRHRLRNWLVVLQIALSLVVIVGAGLFLRTFVALARVPLGFSPDPLTVIELNLQPSRIPADQRVSLMERFREAAVRVPGVTVAAVSLMTPLSGSVWTSGVGEMQVPDRSKMTWRNGISPGWFDAYGIRLLAGRDFTGFDRLGQEPVAIVNQAFVTRFLSGQPAVGQVVRLGGPGGRTSAYTVVGLVSDAVYRNPRDGFAPTMYVPVSQQARIGPTVALTIAVASGDRAAVERAVSSALHAVDPTTAFAVRRFDQLRRATVVQERLVALLSTFFGALALLLAGIGLYGVVSHAVGSQRTEIGVRIALGANRADIVVMVLKRVASILTVGVVAGAAISVWLSRFVATMLFEIQARDLSTFVGGAGVLVATALLAAWLPARRASLTDPAVALREG